From the genome of Candidatus Methylomirabilota bacterium:
ATCGAGGTCAAGCAGGTGCTCCAGCAGGTCCTCGACCTGGGCGGCGTGACCAAGGACCTCGAGACGGGGCTCGTGGACTTTCCAGGCTTGGTGCCACAGGTGGCGGGGTCCCAGCCGGTCAATCTCTGCTGGAAGCACGGGGAGGACGCGGTCCGCTTCTGGCACGGCTTCGACGAGGGGTATGGGAAGAGGAAGCCGCTGCCGTGACGCCGTCGGCCGTCCTCTTCGACCTGTTCGACACGCTCGTCCTGCTGGACCGCTCGAGGCTGCCGGAGGTGCACGTCAACGGCAAGACCCGGCGCACGACAGCGGGCCAT
Proteins encoded in this window:
- a CDS encoding DUF2203 domain-containing protein encodes the protein MTPRLFTAAEINAMIPRLTDLMDEAMELHRRASALQEALGEERERIRVSGGAMVDQRDWKARAERLDGYAIEVKQVLQQVLDLGGVTKDLETGLVDFPGLVPQVAGSQPVNLCWKHGEDAVRFWHGFDEGYGKRKPLP